A DNA window from Actinomadura luzonensis contains the following coding sequences:
- a CDS encoding GNAT family N-acetyltransferase, whose product MGFVFHHMTGASARAVLSDPYVDIYLAIRTEPPYNAGPLYSRERFVERTAAQVERPGFELVASELDGRPAGFAFGMTMEAGRWWGGETTEPPSEVLDAPKFAVIELDLLPEHRGLGVGKRLLGELLDGRTEPWATLLSRPDTPAHGMYRRWGWRVVGTVRPAPDAVVADAMVVQLGVGAGIRG is encoded by the coding sequence GTGGGGTTCGTGTTCCACCACATGACCGGCGCGAGCGCCCGCGCGGTCCTGTCGGACCCGTACGTGGACATCTACCTGGCGATCCGGACGGAGCCGCCGTACAACGCCGGCCCGCTCTACTCGCGGGAGCGGTTCGTCGAGCGCACCGCGGCGCAGGTCGAGCGGCCAGGGTTCGAGCTGGTCGCCTCCGAGCTCGACGGGCGGCCGGCGGGGTTCGCGTTCGGGATGACGATGGAGGCCGGCCGGTGGTGGGGCGGCGAGACGACGGAGCCGCCGAGCGAAGTCCTCGACGCGCCGAAGTTCGCCGTGATCGAGCTTGACCTCCTGCCCGAGCATCGCGGCCTGGGTGTCGGCAAGCGGCTCCTGGGCGAGCTGCTCGACGGCCGGACGGAGCCGTGGGCGACGCTGCTGTCCCGGCCGGACACGCCGGCGCACGGCATGTATCGGCGGTGGGGCTGGCGTGTGGTGGGGACGGTGCGGCCGGCGCCGGATGCGGTGGTGGCTGATGCGATGGTGGTCCAGCTTGGCGTAGGGGCCGGGATTCGGGGGTAG
- a CDS encoding helix-turn-helix domain-containing protein, translating into MGIPSSSDASVWGLFGAIMRLEREKAGMTLRPLAAAIPTDFSHLGKWERGQHRPPRDAVSKIDSILDANGRLTKLHAYLSELTELRTCSVTSAISVSDGDMDAIRRQLLSGLVALGTVGPATDLLGGLDSLRNLVDARVGTSQLAEWEELAWEYALTVRSRTDIIADLSQDLLAVQRLAMAAPAAEARGWERVNARMTMLLAYALGNAGNERESRRWWASARRSAARADEGDLLAAVNAVEAIQALYEQRPLPLIQTRIDAALTAAQGRPCRGTASAYGAQAHIAAMSGDRASALAALAEQARIAEQLPDEVVRDELSVFGWPEARLLHTRSLVLTLLNDLGADGAQEEAVQAYPSAQPRPAALARQVAQVQMHRAITAVRRGDVAEGISMAQAALGGLPVDGRTRYIRYVAGAVLESVPAVDRARPPAVEYKEYLQLPPGERT; encoded by the coding sequence GTGGGCATACCATCGTCGTCAGACGCATCCGTGTGGGGCTTGTTCGGGGCGATCATGCGCCTTGAGCGCGAAAAGGCCGGAATGACTCTAAGGCCGCTCGCGGCTGCTATTCCGACCGATTTTTCGCATTTGGGGAAATGGGAACGTGGTCAGCACCGGCCGCCACGGGATGCCGTCAGCAAGATCGACAGCATATTGGACGCCAATGGCCGGTTGACGAAGCTGCATGCCTACTTGTCAGAATTGACCGAGTTGCGCACCTGCAGCGTCACATCGGCCATTTCAGTCAGCGACGGGGACATGGACGCCATACGCCGGCAGCTCCTCAGCGGGCTCGTAGCACTCGGAACCGTAGGACCAGCAACCGACCTCCTCGGCGGCCTCGACAGCCTCAGAAACCTCGTGGACGCCAGAGTCGGCACCAGCCAGCTCGCCGAATGGGAAGAGCTTGCCTGGGAGTACGCCCTCACCGTGCGCTCCCGCACCGACATCATCGCCGACCTCTCTCAGGACCTGCTCGCCGTCCAACGCCTCGCCATGGCCGCACCCGCCGCCGAGGCCCGCGGCTGGGAGCGCGTCAACGCCCGCATGACCATGCTTCTCGCCTACGCCCTCGGCAACGCCGGCAACGAGCGCGAGAGCCGCCGCTGGTGGGCGTCCGCCCGCCGCTCCGCCGCCCGCGCCGACGAGGGCGACCTGCTGGCCGCCGTCAACGCGGTCGAGGCGATCCAGGCGCTCTACGAGCAGCGGCCCCTGCCGCTCATCCAGACCCGCATCGACGCCGCCCTGACGGCGGCGCAGGGACGTCCGTGCCGCGGGACTGCCAGCGCCTACGGCGCCCAGGCGCACATCGCGGCCATGAGCGGCGACCGCGCCAGCGCTCTGGCCGCGCTCGCCGAGCAGGCGCGCATCGCGGAGCAGCTGCCAGACGAGGTTGTCAGGGACGAGCTGTCGGTGTTCGGTTGGCCCGAGGCTCGTCTACTGCACACCAGGTCGCTCGTCCTCACGCTGCTGAACGACCTGGGTGCCGACGGCGCGCAGGAGGAGGCGGTGCAGGCGTACCCGAGCGCGCAGCCGCGGCCGGCGGCGCTGGCCCGGCAGGTCGCACAGGTGCAGATGCATCGCGCGATCACCGCGGTGCGGCGTGGCGACGTTGCCGAGGGGATCAGCATGGCCCAGGCGGCTCTCGGCGGGCTGCCGGTTGATGGCCGGACGCGGTACATCCGGTACGTGGCGGGCGCGGTGCTGGAGTCGGTGCCTGCTGTTGATCGGGCCCGGCCGCCTGCTGTTGAGTACAAGGAGTACCTGCAGCTGCCCCCGGGTGAGAGGACCTGA